From Pseudomonas sp. stari2, a single genomic window includes:
- a CDS encoding PLP-dependent aminotransferase family protein, which yields MTLYVNLAELLGTRIEQGFYRPGDRLPSVRALSVEHGVSLSTVQQAYRMLEDSGLATPKPKSGYFVPVGRELPELPAVGRPAQRPVEISQWDQVLELIRAVPRKDVVQLGRGMPDISSPTMKPLLRGLARISRRQDMPGLYYDNIHGTLELREQIARLMLDSGCQLSASDLVVTTGCHEALSTSIHAICEPGDIVAVDSPSFHGAMQTLKGLGMKALEIPTDPLTGISLEALELALEQWPIKVIQLTPNCNNPLGYIMPESRKRALLTLAQRFDVAIIEDDVYGELAYTYPRPRTIKSFDEDGRVLLCSSFSKTLAPGLRIGWVAPGRYLERVLHMKYISTGSTAPQPQIAIAEFLKAGHFEPHLRRMRTQYQRNRDVMIDWVTRYFPAGTRASRPQGSFMLWVELPEGFDTLKLNRALHDQGVQIAVGSIFSASGKYRNCLRMNYAAKPTPQIEDAVRKVGATAIRLLAESHDL from the coding sequence ATGACCCTGTATGTGAACCTCGCCGAGTTGCTCGGCACCCGCATCGAACAAGGCTTCTACCGTCCTGGTGATCGCCTGCCGTCGGTGCGCGCCTTGAGCGTAGAACATGGGGTCAGCCTCAGCACGGTGCAGCAGGCCTATCGAATGCTGGAAGACAGCGGCCTGGCCACGCCAAAGCCTAAATCCGGGTACTTCGTGCCGGTCGGTCGTGAGTTGCCGGAATTGCCGGCGGTCGGGCGCCCGGCCCAGCGTCCGGTGGAGATTTCCCAGTGGGATCAGGTGCTGGAACTGATTCGTGCGGTGCCGCGCAAGGACGTGGTGCAGCTCGGTCGCGGTATGCCGGACATCTCGTCGCCGACGATGAAACCGCTGCTGCGCGGGCTGGCCCGTATCAGCCGCCGTCAGGACATGCCCGGTCTGTATTACGACAACATTCACGGCACCCTCGAACTACGCGAACAGATCGCCCGGCTGATGCTCGATTCCGGCTGCCAGTTGAGCGCCAGCGATCTGGTAGTCACCACCGGTTGCCATGAAGCGCTGTCCACCAGCATTCACGCGATCTGCGAGCCCGGCGATATCGTCGCGGTGGACTCGCCAAGCTTTCACGGCGCCATGCAGACCCTCAAGGGGCTGGGCATGAAAGCCCTGGAAATCCCCACCGACCCGCTCACCGGCATCAGCCTCGAAGCCCTGGAACTGGCGCTGGAGCAATGGCCGATCAAGGTCATCCAGCTCACGCCCAACTGCAACAACCCCCTCGGCTACATCATGCCGGAGTCGCGCAAACGCGCGCTGTTGACGCTGGCGCAGCGCTTCGACGTGGCGATCATCGAGGACGACGTGTATGGCGAACTGGCCTACACCTATCCGCGTCCGCGCACGATCAAATCCTTCGACGAGGATGGCCGCGTCTTACTGTGCAGTTCGTTTTCCAAGACCCTCGCGCCGGGGCTACGTATAGGTTGGGTCGCGCCGGGCCGATACCTCGAGCGGGTGCTGCACATGAAATACATCAGCACCGGCTCTACCGCACCGCAACCGCAGATCGCCATCGCCGAGTTTCTGAAAGCCGGGCACTTCGAACCGCATTTGCGGCGGATGCGCACTCAATATCAGCGTAATCGCGACGTGATGATCGATTGGGTGACGCGATACTTCCCGGCCGGTACCCGCGCCAGCCGCCCGCAGGGCAGCTTCATGCTTTGGGTCGAATTGCCGGAAGGTTTCGATACCCTGAAACTGAATCGTGCGCTGCACGATCAGGGCGTACAGATTGCCGTCGGCAGCATCTTTTCGGCCTCGGGCAAGTACCGCAATTGCCTGCGCATGAACTACGCGGCCAAACCGACGCCGCAGATCGAAGACGCGGTGCGCAAGGTCGGCGCGACGGCAATCAGGCTTCTGGCTGAAAGCCACGACCTCTGA
- a CDS encoding DUF1127 domain-containing protein yields MNGLSDVRLTLHSQELEAGQQDRARNEMLRNAPSGLSRWGLFWHRLHTRKALLGLTPEQLKDVGLTREQALEEGLKPFWRI; encoded by the coding sequence ATGAACGGCTTGAGCGATGTGCGGCTGACGTTACACAGTCAGGAACTGGAGGCAGGGCAACAGGACAGGGCGCGCAACGAGATGCTGCGCAACGCGCCGTCCGGCCTGAGTCGCTGGGGCCTGTTCTGGCATCGTCTGCACACGCGCAAGGCGTTGCTGGGGCTGACGCCGGAGCAGCTCAAGGATGTCGGGCTGACCCGGGAACAGGCGCTGGAGGAGGGATTGAAGCCGTTCTGGCGGATCTGA